A genomic stretch from Clavelina lepadiformis chromosome 5, kaClaLepa1.1, whole genome shotgun sequence includes:
- the LOC143461100 gene encoding uncharacterized protein LOC143461100 isoform X1, whose translation MDSTIMKFVEPLGPGQIVDRQSLAALPCGYAKINMYNHMTELRVHVADFQETYCNSATSLDASISIKGFLSVENEVLKGQETFNAQKELSNALLVFEKSSANDSAFQEVTKTKEILQICVYFQRKNNRGKSFIGMIHISLDEIWSHDFISPYEAAWYKVFPRSSFAVGCPVSHTMPYYVNRTHDAQKLRSDNANFKHMFAEDCDGSIKRTFSERSSTEETTNKKEPFRRIARLILKIIPTTKARKENCNEVNETTQKEDPEQNKQPPEEEEASDEASTSSPINSGKSEVESSSQLPGNNTASLNSNGCTKHVDSQAFTPKLQENDVSLQKPNSSLYSRKKKVNRKMSLKVNSNSRKFDKCKRSLSLSAVKAFTALNDKMPETQFRRSEEIISVPFHCESSWHLHNKCGNTADSDEIIKKNYTICNGLNKRHSILHPPNPENEGNDACENNRIPLPGDEAISQNECLSEKDTVKRKWPESKALRAFHRKVWVQNAREKNRQPEGQSSKDKKNKLTTPQNSTEILLSSFEDIDDDNTYEVLLSLKQMSMSASSSTKALSGKHKSRSTETPYSSNLRQESISTRVKMSKSVSDTGLAGGVGSKLNITVSSSKSKCSAESSEEGLHNLTRISDVRYDKPKDKLKANRLELLHHASNVLSVSESSLNASETRENKRYKFASTKAVAIERCGSNNTINLKLESDDEYASCCSERLSCSNVSTSSYVMASES comes from the exons ATGGATTCGACTATAATGAAATTTGTCGAACCTCTAGGTCCGGGCCAAATTGTCGACAGGCAGTCGTTGGCAGCTCTGCCGTGTGGATACGCAAAG ATCAACATGTACAATCACATGACTGAGCTGCGGGTTCATGTAGCCGATTTTCAAGAAACTTATTGTAATTCCGCCACTAGCCTGGATGCTA GTATCTCAATCAAAGGATTTCTTTCTGTCGAAAACGAAGTTTTGAAAGGCCAAGAGACTTTTAATGCACAAAAAGAGTTGTCCAATGCGTTGCTTGTGTTTGAAAAATCTTCAGCGAATGATTCTGCTTTCCAAGAAGTGACTAAAACCAAAGAGATCTTACAG ATCTGTGTGTACTTTCAACGCAAAAACAATCGCGGAAAATCTTTCATCGGAATGATTCACATATCGCTTGACGAGATATGGTCACATGACTTTATCTCCCCGTACGAGGCGGCCTGGTATAAG GTATTTCCAAGGTCGTCTTTTGCGGTCGGGTGTCCCGTTTCACACACGATGCCTTATTACGTAAATAGGACGCATGATGCTCAAAAACTTCGATCAGACAATGCCAACTTTAAACATATGTTCGCCGAGGATTGTGACGGTTCGATAAAACGTACCTTCTCGGAACGGTCTAGCACCGAAGAAACGACGAACAAGAAAGAGCCTTTTCGGCGGATTGCCCGACTAATTCTGAAAATAATTCCCACCACAAAAGCAAGAAAGGAGAACTGTAATGAGGTAAACGAAACCACCCAAAAAGAAGATCCCGAACAAAACAAGCAACCGCCAGAGGAAGAAGAAGCCAGTGACGAAGCATCGACTTCATCTCCCATAAACTCTGGTAAAAGCGAGGTGGAAAGTTCCTCTCAGCTTCCTGGTAACAATACAGCAAGCCTAAACAGCAACGGCTGCACCAAGCACGTTGACAGTCAGGCTTTCACACCGAAGTTGCAGGAAAATGACGTATCATTGCAAAAACCCAATTCATCTCTTTACAGCAGAAAAAAGAAAGTTAATCGAAAAATGTCGTTGAAAGTTAACTCAAACAGCCGTAAGTTTGACAAATGTAAGAGGAGCTTAAGCCTCTCAGCTGTCAAAGCATTTACAGCTCTGAACGATAAAATGCCCGAAACCCAATTCCGACGAAGCGAAGAGATCATCAGTGTTCCCTTTCACTGTGAAAGCAGTTGGCATCTCCACAACAAGTGCGGAAACACAGCGGACAGCGacgaaattattaaaaaaaattataccaTATGCAACGGTCTAAATAAACGTCACAGCATTTTACATCCACCAAACCCAGAAAATGAAGGAAATGACGCGTGTGAAAACAATCGCATTCCTCTTCCGGGCGACGAAGCCATTTCCCAGAACGAATGTCTTTCGGAAAAAGACACCgtgaaaagaaaatggccGGAATCTAAAGCTTTGCGAGCTTTTCACCGGAAGGTGTGGGTCCAGAATGCCCGTGAGAAAAACAGACAACCAGAAGGTCAATCCAGCAAGGATAAGAAGAATAAACTGACAACACCTCAAAATTCAACTGAAATATTATTGTCTTCGTTTGAGGATATTGATGACGACAATACATACGAAGTCTTGCTTTCGCTAAAGCAAATGTCAATGTCTGCGTCAAGCTCAACCAAAGCTTTAAGTGGCAAGCATAAAAGCAGATCAACAGAAACGCCTTATTCCAGTAATCTGAGGCAAGAATCTATTTCGACGAGGGTCAAAATGTCGAAGTCCGTAAGCGATACCGGTTTAGCAGGTGGCGTAGGAAGCAAGCTAAACATAACCGTATCCAGCAGCAAAAGCAAGTGTTCGGCTGAAAGCTCGGAAGAGGGGTTGCACAATTTAACTCGAATTTCTGACGTCAGATACGATAAACCAAAAGACAAGTTGAAAGCTAACCGTCTCGAATTGTTACATCACGCAAGTAACGTTTTGTCCGTTTCCGAAAGTTCCTTAAATGCCTCGGAGACAAGGGAAAATAAAAGATACAAGTTCGCATCAACAAAGGCAGTTGCTATAGAACGCTGCGGAAGTAACAACACCATCAATTTAAAGCTCGAGAGCGACGATGAGTACGCTTCTTGCTGCAGTGAAAGACTGAGCTGTTCTAACGTATCTACGTCATCCTACGTAATGGCAAGCGAAAGCTGA
- the LOC143461100 gene encoding uncharacterized protein LOC143461100 isoform X2: MYNHMTELRVHVADFQETYCNSATSLDASISIKGFLSVENEVLKGQETFNAQKELSNALLVFEKSSANDSAFQEVTKTKEILQICVYFQRKNNRGKSFIGMIHISLDEIWSHDFISPYEAAWYKVFPRSSFAVGCPVSHTMPYYVNRTHDAQKLRSDNANFKHMFAEDCDGSIKRTFSERSSTEETTNKKEPFRRIARLILKIIPTTKARKENCNEVNETTQKEDPEQNKQPPEEEEASDEASTSSPINSGKSEVESSSQLPGNNTASLNSNGCTKHVDSQAFTPKLQENDVSLQKPNSSLYSRKKKVNRKMSLKVNSNSRKFDKCKRSLSLSAVKAFTALNDKMPETQFRRSEEIISVPFHCESSWHLHNKCGNTADSDEIIKKNYTICNGLNKRHSILHPPNPENEGNDACENNRIPLPGDEAISQNECLSEKDTVKRKWPESKALRAFHRKVWVQNAREKNRQPEGQSSKDKKNKLTTPQNSTEILLSSFEDIDDDNTYEVLLSLKQMSMSASSSTKALSGKHKSRSTETPYSSNLRQESISTRVKMSKSVSDTGLAGGVGSKLNITVSSSKSKCSAESSEEGLHNLTRISDVRYDKPKDKLKANRLELLHHASNVLSVSESSLNASETRENKRYKFASTKAVAIERCGSNNTINLKLESDDEYASCCSERLSCSNVSTSSYVMASES, translated from the exons ATGTACAATCACATGACTGAGCTGCGGGTTCATGTAGCCGATTTTCAAGAAACTTATTGTAATTCCGCCACTAGCCTGGATGCTA GTATCTCAATCAAAGGATTTCTTTCTGTCGAAAACGAAGTTTTGAAAGGCCAAGAGACTTTTAATGCACAAAAAGAGTTGTCCAATGCGTTGCTTGTGTTTGAAAAATCTTCAGCGAATGATTCTGCTTTCCAAGAAGTGACTAAAACCAAAGAGATCTTACAG ATCTGTGTGTACTTTCAACGCAAAAACAATCGCGGAAAATCTTTCATCGGAATGATTCACATATCGCTTGACGAGATATGGTCACATGACTTTATCTCCCCGTACGAGGCGGCCTGGTATAAG GTATTTCCAAGGTCGTCTTTTGCGGTCGGGTGTCCCGTTTCACACACGATGCCTTATTACGTAAATAGGACGCATGATGCTCAAAAACTTCGATCAGACAATGCCAACTTTAAACATATGTTCGCCGAGGATTGTGACGGTTCGATAAAACGTACCTTCTCGGAACGGTCTAGCACCGAAGAAACGACGAACAAGAAAGAGCCTTTTCGGCGGATTGCCCGACTAATTCTGAAAATAATTCCCACCACAAAAGCAAGAAAGGAGAACTGTAATGAGGTAAACGAAACCACCCAAAAAGAAGATCCCGAACAAAACAAGCAACCGCCAGAGGAAGAAGAAGCCAGTGACGAAGCATCGACTTCATCTCCCATAAACTCTGGTAAAAGCGAGGTGGAAAGTTCCTCTCAGCTTCCTGGTAACAATACAGCAAGCCTAAACAGCAACGGCTGCACCAAGCACGTTGACAGTCAGGCTTTCACACCGAAGTTGCAGGAAAATGACGTATCATTGCAAAAACCCAATTCATCTCTTTACAGCAGAAAAAAGAAAGTTAATCGAAAAATGTCGTTGAAAGTTAACTCAAACAGCCGTAAGTTTGACAAATGTAAGAGGAGCTTAAGCCTCTCAGCTGTCAAAGCATTTACAGCTCTGAACGATAAAATGCCCGAAACCCAATTCCGACGAAGCGAAGAGATCATCAGTGTTCCCTTTCACTGTGAAAGCAGTTGGCATCTCCACAACAAGTGCGGAAACACAGCGGACAGCGacgaaattattaaaaaaaattataccaTATGCAACGGTCTAAATAAACGTCACAGCATTTTACATCCACCAAACCCAGAAAATGAAGGAAATGACGCGTGTGAAAACAATCGCATTCCTCTTCCGGGCGACGAAGCCATTTCCCAGAACGAATGTCTTTCGGAAAAAGACACCgtgaaaagaaaatggccGGAATCTAAAGCTTTGCGAGCTTTTCACCGGAAGGTGTGGGTCCAGAATGCCCGTGAGAAAAACAGACAACCAGAAGGTCAATCCAGCAAGGATAAGAAGAATAAACTGACAACACCTCAAAATTCAACTGAAATATTATTGTCTTCGTTTGAGGATATTGATGACGACAATACATACGAAGTCTTGCTTTCGCTAAAGCAAATGTCAATGTCTGCGTCAAGCTCAACCAAAGCTTTAAGTGGCAAGCATAAAAGCAGATCAACAGAAACGCCTTATTCCAGTAATCTGAGGCAAGAATCTATTTCGACGAGGGTCAAAATGTCGAAGTCCGTAAGCGATACCGGTTTAGCAGGTGGCGTAGGAAGCAAGCTAAACATAACCGTATCCAGCAGCAAAAGCAAGTGTTCGGCTGAAAGCTCGGAAGAGGGGTTGCACAATTTAACTCGAATTTCTGACGTCAGATACGATAAACCAAAAGACAAGTTGAAAGCTAACCGTCTCGAATTGTTACATCACGCAAGTAACGTTTTGTCCGTTTCCGAAAGTTCCTTAAATGCCTCGGAGACAAGGGAAAATAAAAGATACAAGTTCGCATCAACAAAGGCAGTTGCTATAGAACGCTGCGGAAGTAACAACACCATCAATTTAAAGCTCGAGAGCGACGATGAGTACGCTTCTTGCTGCAGTGAAAGACTGAGCTGTTCTAACGTATCTACGTCATCCTACGTAATGGCAAGCGAAAGCTGA
- the LOC143460573 gene encoding propionyl-CoA carboxylase alpha chain, mitochondrial-like, with product MRFIKIPSRLLSGLSPSGNKLFSRLVHDSRVLQHYAQAANKSSTNDKPFDKILIANRGEIACRVMRTCRDMGIATVAIHSEADNNSVHTLMADEAVCVGPAPSSQSYLNMPVIVEAIKATGAQAVHPGYGFLSENKEFAKFLAANNTAFIGPGTFAIDAMGDKLKSKQIAMNAKVNTIPGFDGVVEDADHAVKIAGEIGYPVMIKASAGGGGKGMRIAWNEKETRDGFRFSSQEAASSFGDDRLLVEKFIDTPRHIEMQIIADSFGNTLWLNERECSIQRRNQKVVEEAPSTFLDANTRRAMGEQAVALAKAVNYKSAGTVEFLVDSKKNFYFLEMNTRLQVEHPVTEYITGLDLVREMIMVAAGHPLSITQEDVGINGWAVECRVYAENPYKSFGLPSIGRLSRYVEPTHIPNVRVDSGVREGSEISMYYDPMISKLVTYGKDRTEALSTMCSALDNYVIRGVTHNVPLCHEVLRHPDFIKGDISTNFLNEVYPNGFTGKQLSGEEHKHLCAIACAFYARQRLMGQTFLNQTRLPQMGKVMDTLEVQVKLEEKTVTALVKSNDNAYEVSLNGSDVINVSSDWSLSSPTQTLSVNSGSPFTVQCVNSSATGSYQIQFDGTVFDLEVISLTAANLRAHMPVKVPEDQSLVLRSPMPGTVLSVSCAVGDKVAEGQEVCVIEAMKMQNSLCVSRDGRVKSIHCKEKESLGEGDLILELE from the exons atgaGATTTATCAAGATTCCAAGCAGGCTCTTAAGTGGTTTATCCCCGTCTGGTAATAAG CTTTTTTCAAGACTGGTGCATGACAGCAGGGTCCTCCAGCATTATGCACAGGCTGCAAATAAAAGCTCCACAAATGACAAG CCATTCGACAAGATTCTTATTGCAAACCGTGGCGAAATTGCTTGCAGg GTGATGCGAACATGCAGGGATATGGGTATAGCCACCGTTGCAATACACAGTGAAGCAGACAACAATTCTGTGCACACTCTCATGGCAGATGAGGCGGTTTGTGTTGGACCAGCGCCTTCATCTCAAAGTTATTTAAATATGCCAGTTATAGTTGAAGCGATCAAAGCTACTGGAGCTCAAGCG GTGCATCCCGGATATGGATTTCTGTCAGAAAATAAGGAATTTGCGAAATTTTTA GCAGCAAACAATACTGCATTCATCGGGCCAGGCACATTCGCGATTGATGCCATGGGTGATAAGCTAAAGTCCAAACAAATTGCGATGAACGCCAAGGTTAACACCATTCCTGGCTTTGATGGAGTCGTGGAAGACGCAGATCACGCTGTTAAAATTGCAGGAGAAATCG GTTATCCTGTGATGATAAAGGCATCAGCTGGAGGTGGTGGTAAGGGGATGAGAATTGCGTGGAACGAGAAGGAAACAAGAGATGGATTTCGTTTCTCATCACAGGAAGCTGCGTCGAGCTTTGGAGACGACCGATTGTTGGTAGAAAAATTCATTGACACCCCGAGACACATTGAAATGCAG ATCATAGCCGACAGTTTTGGCAACACGTTGTGGCTAAACGAACGGGAATGTTCGATTCAACGACGCAATCAAAAGGTTGTGGAAGAAGCACCCTCGACTTTTCTGGATGCCAATACCAGACGTGCTATGGGAGAACAAGCCGTGGCGCTGGCGAAAGCTGTAAATTACAAGAGTGCAG GCACTGTGGAATTTTTGGTCGATtcaaagaagaatttctaCTTTCTTGAAATGAACACTCGACTCCAAGTGGAGCACCCTGTCACAGAATACATAACAG GCTTGGACCTTGTACGGGAAATGATTATGGTTGCAGCAGGACATCCGCTTTCCATAACACAAGAAGATGTCGGCATTAACGGCTGGGCTGTGGAATGCCGGGTGTACGCGGAG AATCCATACAAATCGTTCGGCTTGCCATCAATCGGCCGTCTGTCGCGCTACGTGGAACCCACCCACATACCAAACGTCCGCGTCGATAGCGGTGTGAGGGAGGGGAGTGAGATCAGCATGTATTACGACCCCATGATATCAAAG CTTGTAACGTATGGGAAAGACCGGACCGAGGCACTTTCCACTATGTGCAGCGCTTTGGATAACTACGTCATCAGAGGTGTAACACACAACGTGCCGTTGTGTCACGAGGTTCTGCGACATCCAGACTTCATCAAAG GTGACATCAGCACCAATTTCTTAAACGAAGTCTATCCTAACGGCTTCACCGGCAAACAACTGTCTGGTGAAGAACACAAGCATCTGTGCGCCATCGCTTGTGCTTTTTATGCTAGACAACGGTTGATGGGGCAGACGTTTTTAAATCAGACTAG GTTGCCGCAGATGGGTAAAGTGATGGACACCTTGGAGGTCCAAGTTAAATTGGAAGAAAAAACAGTAACGGCCCTCGTTAAATCCAATGACAATGCATACGAG GTATCGCTAAACGGAAGCGACGTAATAAACGTAAGTTCCGATTGGAGTCTCAGCTCACCTACACAAACTCTTTCAGTGAACAGCGGAAGTCCATTCACTGTCCAATGTGTGAACTCTAGCGCAACCGGTTCTTATCAAATACAATTCGATGGCACAGTG tttgatTTGGAAGTAATCAGTTTGACAGCGGCCAACCTGAGGGCGCATATGCCGGTGAAGGTACCAGAGGACCAGTCGTTGGTTCTAAGGTCTCCAATGCCGG GTACCGTGTTGTCAGTCTCATGCGCAGTTGGTGATAAGGTCGCCGAAGGTCAAGAGGTTTGTGTCATTGAGGcgatgaaaatgcaaaatagtTTGTGCGTGTCACGTGACGGTCGCGTGAAGAGCATTCACTGCAAGGAAAAGGAGAGTCTAGGCGAAGGCGACCTTATTTTGGAATTGGAGTAA